DNA from Opitutales bacterium:
CTCGCTACGGGTGCCAAGGCCTCAGCCAAATCGTTCGCCAAACGTTTGACATCACGATAAAGCGGTTCGCCCAACCGGCTTTCGTGTCCCGGGAGCATGATCGGCGCGAGTTGGATGCCATGCACTGCTAGCGGCTTGGCCCATTTGTAGAATATGGTGGCCCCAGAACCTGCATAGGGTAGGGTGAGCAGATTGAGCCGGGCGTTAGTTACCGGCTGCGGAATGGCTAGCCACTTATCTACAGGTGACATATCCAAAGGAAGTCTATGGCCGAAATTAAGCTCCCTGCTCGGCCATCGCTTTACGTAGGCTAAGTGGGCGCATATCGGTCCAATTCTCTTTTATATATGCCAAGCAGGTCGCCTTATCTCCAGTGGGGCCCACAGCCTTCCATCCGTTCGGGATCTCTTTGAAGTCTGGCCAAATCGAGTATTGTTCCTCGTGATTGATAACAACGCGGTAGGTAAAAGTGTCTTCCGTATCCATAGATTTCTTCAGTAGTTTCGCTAAATCGCAGGCAAAAAAGGCTTCATTGTCATGTCAAAAAGAAAGCTACGGCATTCAACGATAAGACGTTGTAGTCTGACGCTCGATCGGCTTTCTAAGATTCAGAAGGGGATACTGGTAATTTGGTCTCCACTCGCAAAAAGGGAGTGTCGCTATTTTTTATGATGTAACGGCGGTTTTTCGGAGAGAAGGGGGTTCCCCTACTTTAACCCAGATTATGCTGCCTATTGAATCGTCCGGTTTTATAAACTGGAAATTGATTTGAACACTTCTTGTAACTGGCTGACTACTGAACGCGACGTGTCTACTTACTAGACAACCTTTCCATGAAAGAACTGATTGAAAATGCAGGTATCTTTGCCTGGCCCCTCGGACTCTGTTCAGTCCTCGCCATCTACATCATACTTGAGCGTCTGTTGGCTCTCAGGCCAGGGAGGATTATCCAGAGGAACGTGGTGCAACATTACATCGACGGAAATTTGGAGTCGATCCCGAGTGAAACACTCACTGTCTCAGGGAGAA
Protein-coding regions in this window:
- a CDS encoding MbtH family NRPS accessory protein, which produces MDTEDTFTYRVVINHEEQYSIWPDFKEIPNGWKAVGPTGDKATCLAYIKENWTDMRPLSLRKAMAEQGA